In the Helianthus annuus cultivar XRQ/B chromosome 11, HanXRQr2.0-SUNRISE, whole genome shotgun sequence genome, one interval contains:
- the LOC110888180 gene encoding uncharacterized protein LOC110888180, translating into MHLIRSSVLSFFWMVIRSGRQTNAWSDNWCSCSPIRSFISPRAIANAGFFLNSKVADIVTEDGQWLWPEAWYTLFPVLINIGSIQLTPIMKDRFCWKDLDGNLQSFSSWEGWNCLRNRCHKVLWASAVWFSQCIPRHSFHLWLVIKNKLKTQDRMAVWEAGSATNLRLMCCPLCKSDRDSRDHLFFQCAFASDVWRFVRQLVDMENVTDTWDSIMHWMELNANSRTMNNTISKILIAAATYFVWQERNNRLFSHDQRSASVLAKVIIETVRLRIMGFRFGRDPKQKKILDRWLISKNNIEVDPG; encoded by the coding sequence atgcatttgataCGTTCGAGTGTTCTCTCGTTTTTTTGGATGGTTATTCGGAGTGGCCGGCAAACTAACGCATGGAGTGATAACTGGTGCTCTTGCAGTCCGATTCGGTCATTCATTTCCCCTAGAGCTATTGCTAATGCTGGTTTTTTTTTAAACTCTAAGGTGGCTGATATTGTCACGGAAGACGGCCAATGGCTATGGCCTGAGGCATGGTATACTCTTTTTCCTGTCCTTATAAATATCGGTTCTATTCAGCTTACGCCTATTATGAAGGACCGATTTTGCTGGAAAGATTTGGATGGTAATCTTCAAAGTTTTAGTTCGTGGGAGGGTTGGAATTGTTTGCGGAATAGGTGTCATAAGGTTTTATGGGCTAGTGCGGTTTGGTTCAGCCAATGTATTCCCCGACATTCGTTTCACTTGTGGTTGGTTATCAAAAACAAGTTGAAAACTCAAGATAGGATGGCCGTTTGGGAAGCGGGAAGTGCCACTAATTTGCGCCTTATGTGTTGCCCTCTATGTAAGTCTGACCGTGATTCAAGAGACCACTTGTTCTTTCAATGTGCATTTGCTTCAGACGTTTGGAGATTCGTCAGACAATTGGTTGACATGGAGAATGTTACAGATACCTGGGATTCTATAATGCATTGGATGGAGCTTAATGCTAATTCTAGAACTATGAATAACACCATTAGTAAGATCCTGATTGCGGCTGCAACGTACTTTGTTTGGCAGGAAAGAAATAACCGATTATTTTCTCATGATCAGCGGAGTGCGAGTGTGCTTGCAAAGGTTATCATTGAGACGGTTCGACTCAGAATTATGGGGTTCCGGTTTGGTAGAGACCCGAAACAAAAGAAGATTTTGGATAGGTGGCTGATCTCGAAGAACAACATAGAGGTTGATCCCGGCTAG